TCGTATTCACAACAGAAACGAATGATTCACGCAAAAGAGCGCAAACAAGCACTTGCTCCTTTGCAATTCATTGTCATGAGAGACGTCAACGACATCTGAAGTTGTAATCAGATGAAGATAAAACACCTTATATTtgatgttaaacattaatatttaatattgcaaTTTCTGGCTAAGCATTCCTTACCTCAGCATCCTCAGTCATGGTAAGTGTAATGAGACTTCCGCCTATAACCTCATCTCGGACCTTCTTAAGAGTTCCATCAGCAGTAAGAGTGCTATCATTGTAAGATGTGATGAACTTGAAGTCACTAGTGCGAGATCCTGTTGTTAGATACGTGTCATAATTGTAAGAACTGCGGAGAGTTCCAGCTCCCTCCACATCCGCATAGTTGGGAGGGAGATATGCACTGGGAATGGCCACTGCTCCATCAAACAACAGTCTGGGCTTTCTCCTGTGGCAAAACCTCCCAGCCAGGATCAAAATAATGAAAGTCAGAAAGAACGTGGACACAGAAACCAGTGCGATGATCAAATAAAAAGTCAGTTTGGAATTGTTATCCTCATAAGTCATGTCTTTCAGTTCTGGAACTTCAGCAAGATTATcagaaataagtaaatatacagAACAGGTAGCAGAGAGAGGGGGCTGTCCGTTATCTTTCACTGAGATAATAAGGGTCTGTTTCATGCTGTCAGATTCAGTAATGTCCCTCTGAGCCCTGATCTCTCCACTATGGAGACCAATAGTGAAAAGTCCTGGATCAGTAGATTTGACAATCTGATATGAGAGCCATGCGTTCTGTCCAGAGTCAGCATCCACAGCAATGACTTTGGAGACCAGAGAGCCAGAGAGAGCAGCTTTAGGGACCATCTCAGTCATTAAAGACTTTCCCTCTGGAGCAGGGTATAATATCTGTGGAGAGTTATCATTCTCATCTGATATGAACACACTCACAGTCACACTGCTGCTGAGTGGAGGAGAACCATTGTCTCTGGCTACAACCTGGACTGTAAAGTTTCTGAACTTTTCATAGTCAAATGACCTCACAGCATGGATCACTCCTGTGTCTGAGTTAATGGATAAAAATGAGGTGACTGGAGACGCATTTATCTCACTGGGAACCAgagaatacagtactgtaccgtTCTGCCTCCAGTCTGGGTCTCTTGCAGTAACAGAACTAATAGAGGTTCCTGGTTTGTTATTTTCCATCACATATGCAGTGTATGATTGCTGTTCAAATACAGGAGGATTGTCATTGATGTCTGATACAGATAGATGAATTGTCATGGATGAGGATAAAGGTGGAGAGCCTCCATCAGTAGTGGTAATAGTTATATTGTAATCTGCTTCCGTCTCTCGGTCAAGCATGCTGGTCGTAACCAATGAAAAATAATTCTTGATGGATGGATTTAATTTGAAAGGAACATTTCCCTGAATTGTACAATGTACCTGACGATTATTGCCAGAGTCTTTATCCTGAACGTTGATAATGGCCACCTCAGTGCCCACAATTACATTCTCAGGTAAAGGATTACTCAGAGATTTAAGAATAATTTTAGGTGCATTGTCATTGACATCAGTAATATCTATAATAACACTTGCAGTTGATGCTAAACCAGATCCATCTTTAGCCTGAACTCttatttcataatatttttcCTCCTCGTAGTCGATTTCTCCATTTACCTTAATTTGTCCAGTGACCTTATCGATCGTAAATAATTTTGCTGCTGTATCAGCAATCCGACTAAACTCATAAGTGACTGCACCGTTTGCTCCTTCATCTGCATCTTCTGCGCTCACAGTAACGACTTCTGATCCTATTGGTGCGTTTTCAGCTAAAGTCACTTTATATACAGACTGACTGAACACCGGAACATTATCATTAGCATCTAGCACAGTGATGTGTATAACAGCAGTCCCTGATCTCTGAGGAATCCCGCCATCCACTGCGGTAAGAATCAAGTGAACATCCTTCTGTTGTTCGCGATCCAGCTCTTTCTCCAACACGAGCTCTGCGTATTTACCCTTCTCGGTGTTTCCTTCCacagacaaaacaaaatggTCGTTCTTCTCCAGAGCATAGCCATTCACTCCGTTTTGTCCGATATCAGAGTCGTGAGCTTCATCCAAACGGAAGCGCTGCCCTTTAACAGCAGACTCGTGGATTTCTAGGTTTATGCGCTCATTAAGAAATTTAGGCGCGTTATCATTAATATCCTGAACATTCAGAGAAATGCGATGTAGCTCGAGAGGATTCTCTAAAACGAGTTCATAATTGAGGATGCAGTTCGGTCTTAAACCACAAAGCTTTTCCCGGTCTATTGTCTCTGAAACGATCAAATCTCCCGTATTAAAATTTATATCCACATACCGCTTGCCGCTGTCCTCAGTTTCAACTCGAGCCTTGCGTGTTGATAATTTTAACGCATCCAGGTTTAGATCCTTAGCTATATTTCCAATCACATATCGGTGTTTCATTTCCTCCTGTACTGTATAGCTCAGATCCCCGAACACGATGTTCTGATTGAAGAAAAGAGCTGAGAAAAATCCTAACACTACACAGGAAACGCCTCTTAACTTCATAGCTTTACAGTTATGTGATATCGTCAGGTCgtattcaataaaaaatgtcaaaataaaacttatttaaatagaaattcgAAAGCTAGAAATCATTTCTTAGAAAGCGCGATGTCTCGCAAGCTAATGGTTCTTGCTTGCAGAACGTATTCTGATTACATATATAATAGAAGGGCGGTGAGGGGGCCAGTGCATCTCCTGCAGGTGGAGAGCGACACTCAGAGCATTTTTCGATTAGTGCACTTTATGACGtgttgaaaaaggaacaatcaCCTGGTACACTGTTTCTGATGTCATATAATGTAATTGAATAAGTTTTGGTGAGCCAGTGATATTGAGCAGAAAAATACAAAGGAGGTgtgttttttatacatattaaatACGTAATGTAGACGTAATATGCATACTGTAAACACCACTTAATCGTTATGGTAGCGGTACTTTACCGCGGAAATGTCTCACAGAATACTCAGAGCAAAAGTCGGAAAGCCTACACGACGTGGCTATAAAAATAggaggatatactgtatatatattaattatttccaCAACCAAATCTGtgtataaattaacaaaacaaacataagaAATATGAGCATTGTGTGTTAAAGATGTTTTAGAaactaaaaataatgataaaaattatgGCACACCTCGGTAgttcatattttacaaaaataaccCAGAAGATAAAATCTCAATGTATAAGCAATATTCTTATCTGAAGGTCTCTAAAACCTCATAACTACATTAATGATAATCTTTAAAATGATCCtgccatgttttaaaaaacatttccttaCCTCATCTCCCTCTTCTGGATTGGTTAGCAAAATCAGGTTCTTAGGCAAAGTGTCTGTTTTGGTCATGTCCAAAGTTCCATCAGCAGTAAGAGTGCTGTCATTGTAAGATGTAATAAACTTGAAATCACTCGTGCGAGATCCTGTTGTTAGATATGTGTCATAGTTGTAAGAACTGTGGAGAGTTCCAGCTCCCTCTACCTCTGCATAGTTGGGAGGGAGATATGCACTGGGAATGGCCACTGCTCCATCAAACAACAGTCTGGGCTTTCTCCTGTGGCAAAACCTCACAGCTAGGATCAGAATAATGAAAGTCAGAAAGAAGGTGGACACAGAAACTAGTGCGATGATCAAATAAAAAGTAAGTTTGGAATTATTCTCCTCATAAGTCATGTCTTTCAGTTCTGGAACTTCAGCAAGATTATCAGAAATAAGCAAATACACAGAACAGGTAGCAGAGAGAGGGGGCTGTCCGTTATCTTTCACTGAGATAACAAGGGTCTGTTTCATGCTGTCAGATTCAGTAATGTCCCTCTGAGCCCTGATCTCTCCACTATGGAGACCAATAGTGAACATTCCAGGGTCAGTAGATTTGACAATCTGATATGAGAGCCATGCATTCTGTCCAGAATCAGCATCCACAGCAATGACTTTGGAGACAAGAGAGCCAGAGAGAGCAGTTTTAGGGACCATCTCAGTCATTAAAGACTTTCCCTCTGGAGCAGGGTATAATATCTGTGGAGAGTTATCATTCTCATCTGATATGAACACACTCACAGTCACGCTGCTGCTGAGTGGAGGTGAACCATTGTCTCTGGCTACAACCTGGACTGTAAAGTTTCTGAACTTTTCATAGTCAAATGACCTTACAGCATGGATCACTCCTGTGTCTGAGTTAATGGATAAAAATGAGGTGACTGGAACAGCGTTCATCTCACTGGGCACCAgagaatacagtactgtaccgtTCTGCCTCCAGTCTGGGTCTCTTGCAGTAACAGAACTAATAGAGGTTCCTGGTTTGTTATTTTCCATCACATATGCAGTGACGGATTGCTGTTCAAATACAGGAGGATTGTCATTAATGTCTGCTACAGATAGATGAATTGTCATGGATGTCGATAATGGGGGAGAACCGCCGTCAGTAGCAGTGATTGTTATATTGTAATCTGCTTCTGTCTCTCGATCTAACATGCTTGTTGTTaccaacaaaaaataatttttgattGATGGATTTAGTTTGAATGGAACATTTTCCTGAACTGAACATCTGACATTTCGATTATTTCCTGAATCGTTATCCTGAACATTCAGTACTGCTACTTCAGTTCCTATCACAGAATTCTCAGGAATTTGatcttttaatgatttaaccATAATTCTCGGAGCGTTGTCATTTACATCAGTGATATCTATAATAATTTTGGCAGTGGATGCTAAGCCAGGTCCATCTTTTGCCTGTACCCTCATTTCATACGTAGATTCTTCTTCATAATCAATGTTTCCAGTCACAATGATTTTACCAGTTTGTCTGTTAATAGAAAACATTTTGGCTGCTTTATCAGAAACTCGACTAAATTCGTAACTGACTTCCCCGTTCACGCCCTCGTCAGCGTCTGTAGCGCTCACTGTAACTACCTCTGCACCCAGCGGTGCGTTTTCAGCCAGAGTAACCTTATACACAGACTGACTAAATACTGGTGTATTGTCATTAGCATCTAGCACATTGATGTGGATAACTGCAGTACCAGACCTCTGTGGAGTGCCTCCATCAGTCGCAGTGAATATTAAATCTATTTCCTTTGTCTGTTCACGATCCAGCTCTTTGTTCAAAACCAGTTCGGCGTATTTTCCTCCCTCCGAGTTTTCTTtaactgataaaataaaattagtattTCTTTCAAGTGAATATCCTTGAACCGTGTTTTGGCCTACATCAGAGTCGTGAGCTTCATCCAAAGGGAAACGCTCTCCTTTAACGGCTGATTCTTGGATATCAAATATTATCCGATCATTAGTAAATCTCGGCGCGTTGTCGTTTATATCCTCAATCTGCAGTGAAATACGATGTACATCAAAAGGATTTTCTAACACAAGCTCGTAATTAAGAATGCAAGACATCTTTGATCCACAGAGCTTCTCTCGGTCTATTGTTCCCACCACCATCAGATTTCCACTACTCAGATTAATGTCACAATACCGTTTATTGTTCCCTTCAGTTTCTATTCGAGCCTTTCGAGCAGATAATCTTTTGACATCAAGTCCGAGATCCTTCGCTAGATTTCCGATCACATATTGTTGCTTCGTTTCTTCCGGGAATGTGTAGGTCAAATCTCCACGGACAGCGCGAATGAAAACACAAATTAACGCCAAAGTCCACGGTGTCGAAAAGAAAAACGTTTTCCCTCCCATTTTACAACGTCTCCAGGATCTCTCCTTCAATTCCAAACGTGTAGCCTTCTTATTAATGAAATCGACATTTAAATTAAGACAAAAAGGACAACCATCTACTGCACTAGTCTTCGGTATTTGAGGAAAGCTGGACTATATAACGAAATGGGTGGTGAGCGTCAGTTAATTTAGTTATTTGGTAAAGAGCGACCCTCTGTGTATATTCATTAAACTGCAGTTAAGTTGGTGATCTTCTAAAAAGATAATCCTTAATGATTGCTAATATATTTGGTATTCTGACACATTCTTTAGAATACCGaacaagaaattaaaaataaagacgtTGCAATATCATTTATACCTGGTCTCTGCAGTTAACGTGCATGTTCTCCAGTTATAGATATCAAATCCAGCCATGGCATTAAAAATCAGCTTTGctatgaaattaataaaataatcatattgtaatataataatttaatattatatgacAACGAACTAGCAGAGAAAAACTAATACATACGGAAGGTCTTACAGCTTACAGATAAGTGGAAATGCACACAGATATACTGAACATATAAACCAGGAACGTGCGCAGATATTCcgagcacccccccccccccacacacacacgcacatcttTTTCTCTTGTTACGAATCAgtcatttaattataatttttaaaatatctcCAGTTAACCAATTACAAGTccatttttattgaatttaaaagattcatgaaataaaaacaaaaaccaacacACTGTTAGTTTACCACCTCATTGCAAATATAGTttaatttaaactattttaagcAGCAGTATGCCTTTACATCTTCACCTTGAACGATGCCGTCTTTCGTCTTtcattctcctttttttttttttttttttacgtttttttgtTGCAACGAATGTACCCTAGGTAAAATTTTCCAGGAGACGTTTTCCAAAgaaaaatggattaaaaaaaaacacaatattctGAACTCAACCGATCAAGTTTACATGTTGCACACCATTTATAGCAGCAAAGGATACACGGAACTTAacgtgaataaaaaaaaaagtatacctAACCGCATGATACAAAAGTACTCAATTGCTTAATCACATATCTCCATGAATAAACACCATGAAATGTGAGGAAAAGCTGAAACTACATCCTTTAGGAGCACGGCCAACTGTTCAATGTTCACTGCACCCAAAATTACCACAACATTATAACTAATTTCATAATTGCGAGTcataatctaataaaaatatagaaattttcTAAGGTACATCTGCTTGTTGttataaaatcatttacaaCTTGAATCAGTTATGTTCAAGATTATACATACAATAGAGACAATCGCACTTGCGAGCAAacgtaaagattttttttccagattgaGGTAGATTGGTGATACAGCCCATGATTAGAAATTCCTAGAACTTCTAAAGGCTCTCATGCCAGATAATGTCCATGACAAGTTTGTCGCAGTGTCATGTGATAAAAGCACTTTTAGGTTTTCATAAACTCtcatattaacaaaaaatatcttTTCGATGGTATCACaatttagttggatttaagtttAGCATTTAATTGTTAATCGTATTCACAACAGAAACAAATGATTCACGCAAAAGAGCGCAAACAAGCACTAGCTCCTTTGCAATTCATTGTCATGAGAGACGTCAACGACATCTGAAGTTGTAATCAGATGAAGATAAAACACcttgtatttaatgttaaacattaatatttattattgcaATTTCTGGCTAAGCATTCCTTACCTCAGCATCCTCAGTCATGGTAAGTGTAATGAGACTTCCGCCTATAACCTCATCTTGGACCTTCTTAAGAGTTCCATCAGCAGTAAGAGTGCTATCATTGTAAGATGTGATGAACTTGAAGTCACTGGTGCGAGATCCTGTTGTTAGATACGTGTCATAATTGTAAGAACTGCGGAGAGTTCCAGCTCCCTCCACATCCGCATAGTTGGGAGGGAGATATGCACTGGGAATGGCCACTGCTCCATCAAACAACAGTCTGGGCTTTCTCCTGTGGCAAAACCTCACAGCCAGGATCAAAATAATGAAAGTCAGAAAAAACGTGGACACAGAAACCAGTGCGATGATCAAATAAAAAGTCAGTTTGGAATTGTTCTCCTCATAAGTCATGTCTTTCAGTTCTGGAACTTCAGCAAGATTATCAGAAATAAGTAAATACACTGAACAGGTAGCAGAGAGAGGGGGCTGTCCGTTATCTTTCACTGAGATAACAAGGGTCTGTTTCATGCTGTCAGATTCAGTAATGTCCCTCTGAGCCCTGATCTCTCCACTATGGAGACCAATAGTGAAAAGTCCTGGATCAGTAGATTTGACAATCTGATATGAGAGCCATGCATTCTGTCCAGAATCAGCATCCACAGCAATGACTTTGGAGACAAGAGAGCCAGAGAGAGCAGCTTTAGGAACCATCTCAGTCATTAAAGACTTTCCCTCTGGAGCAGGGTATAATATCTGTGGAGAGTTATCATTCTCATCTGATATGAACACACTCACAGTCACACTGCTGCTGAGTGGAGGAGAACCATTGTCTCTGGCTACAACCTGGACTGTAAAGTTTCTGAACTTTTCATAGTCAAATGACCTCACAGCGTGGATCACTCCTGTGTCTGAGTTAATGGATACAAATGAGGTGACTGGAACAGCGTTTATCTCACTGGGCACCAgagaatacagtactgtaccgtTCTGCCTCCAGTCTGAATCTTTTGCAGTAACAGAACTAATAGAGGTTCCTGGGTTGTTATTTTCCATCACATATGCAGTGTATGATTGCTGTTGAAATACAGGAGGATTGTCATTCACATCTGCGACAGATAGATAAATGGTCAAGGATGAAGATAAAGGTGGAGAGCCTCCATCAGTAGCAGTAATAGTTATATTGTAATCTGCTTCTGTCTCTCGATCCAGCATGTCTGTCGTTACCAAagaaaagtagtttttaatagATGGGTTTAATTTAAAAGGAACATTATGCTGAATATAACAACGGATCTGTCGATTTATTTCTGAATCATTATCCTGAACATTAATAATTGCCACTTCCGTTCCTATCACAGAATTCTCAGGAATTTGATCTCTCAATGATTTAACCATAATTCTCGGAGCGTTGTCATTTACATCAGTGATATCTATAATAATTTTGGCAGTGGATGCTAAGCCAGGACCATCTATGGCCTGGACTCTCATTTCGTATGACGTTTCCTCTTCATAGTCAACATTACCAGTTACTGTTATTCGACCAGTTATCTTATCAATCGAAAACAATTTTCCTGCTTCATCAGATATTCGACTAAATTCGTAACTGACTTCCCCGTTCACGCCCTCATCAGCGTCTGTAGCGCTCACTGTAACTACCTCTGCACCCAGCGGTGCGTTTTCAGCCAGAGTAACCTTATACACAGACTGACTAAACACTGGTGTATTGTCATTAGCATCTAGCACATTGATGTGGATAACTGCAGTACCAGACCTCTGTGGAGTGCCTCCATCAGTCGCAGTGAATATTAAATCTATTTCCTTTGTCTGTTCACGATCCAGCTCTTTGTTCAAAACCAGTTCGGCGTATTTTCCTCCCTCCGAGTTTTCTTTAACTGATAATACAAAGTAATCATTTCTTTCAAGTGAATATCCTTGAACCGCATTTTGTCCAATATCAGAGTCGTGAGCTTCATCCAAAGGGAAACGCTCTCCTTTATCGGTTGATTCCatcatattaaatgtaattcGGGCTTTAGTAAA
The sequence above is drawn from the Clarias gariepinus isolate MV-2021 ecotype Netherlands chromosome 17, CGAR_prim_01v2, whole genome shotgun sequence genome and encodes:
- the LOC128545731 gene encoding putative protocadherin beta-18 isoform X20, whose amino-acid sequence is MKLRGVSCVVLGFFSALFFNQNIVFGDLSYTVQEEMKHRYVIGNIAKDLNLDALKLSTRKARVETEDSGKRYVDINFNTGDLIVSETIDREKLCGLRPNCILNYELVLENPLELHRISLNVQDINDNAPKFLNERINLEIHESAVKGQRFRLDEAHDSDIGQNGVNGYALEKNDHFVLSVEGNTEKGKYAELVLEKELDREQQKDVHLILTAVDGGIPQRSGTAVIHITVLDANDNVPVFSQSVYKVTLAENAPIGSEVVTVSAEDADEGANGAVTYEFSRIADTAAKLFTIDKVTGQIKVNGEIDYEEEKYYEIRVQAKDGSGLASTASVIIDITDVNDNAPKIILKSLSNPLPENVIVGTEVAIINVQDKDSGNNRQVHCTIQGNVPFKLNPSIKNYFSLVTTSMLDRETEADYNITITTTDGGSPPLSSSMTIHLSVSDINDNPPVFEQQSYTAYVMENNKPGTSISSVTARDPDWRQNGTVLYSLVPSEINASPVTSFLSINSDTGVIHAVRSFDYEKFRNFTVQVVARDNGSPPLSSSVTVSVFISDENDNSPQILYPAPEGKSLMTEMVPKAALSGSLVSKVIAVDADSGQNAWLSYQIVKSTDPGLFTIGLHSGEIRAQRDITESDSMKQTLIISVKDNGQPPLSATCSVYLLISDNLAEVPELKDMTYEDNNSKLTFYLIIALVSVSTFFLTFIILILAGRFCHRRKPRLLFDGAVAIPSAYLPPNYADVEGAGTLRSSYNYDTYLTTGSRTSDFKFITSYNDSTLTADGTLKKVRDEVIGGSLITLTMTEDAEQKPPNNDWRLPPNQRPGPSGQHRFHTLQQRWTPYEKSRAGARPEEAGAGAIVGTGPWPNPPTEAEQLQALMAAANEVSEATATLGPRYNAQYVPDYRQNVYIPGSTATLTANPQQQMPQQALPPPQAPPQAVPTPDIPKAAPTPASKKKVTKKDKK
- the LOC128545731 gene encoding putative protocadherin beta-18 isoform X40, with the translated sequence MKLRGVSCVVLGFFSALFFNQNIVFGDLSYTVQEEMKHRYVIGNIAKDLNLDALKLSTRKARVETEDSGKRYVDINFNTGDLIVSETIDREKLCGLRPNCILNYELVLENPLELHRISLNVQDINDNAPKFLNERINLEIHESAVKGQRFRLDEAHDSDIGQNGVNGYALEKNDHFVLSVEGNTEKGKYAELVLEKELDREQQKDVHLILTAVDGGIPQRSGTAVIHITVLDANDNVPVFSQSVYKVTLAENAPIGSEVVTVSAEDADEGANGAVTYEFSRIADTAAKLFTIDKVTGQIKVNGEIDYEEEKYYEIRVQAKDGSGLASTASVIIDITDVNDNAPKIILKSLSNPLPENVIVGTEVAIINVQDKDSGNNRQVHCTIQGNVPFKLNPSIKNYFSLVTTSMLDRETEADYNITITTTDGGSPPLSSSMTIHLSVSDINDNPPVFEQQSYTAYVMENNKPGTSISSVTARDPDWRQNGTVLYSLVPSEINASPVTSFLSINSDTGVIHAVRSFDYEKFRNFTVQVVARDNGSPPLSSSVTVSVFISDENDNSPQILYPAPEGKSLMTEMVPKAALSGSLVSKVIAVDADSGQNAWLSYQIVKSTDPGLFTIGLHSGEIRAQRDITESDSMKQTLIISVKDNGQPPLSATCSVYLLISDNLAEVPELKDMTYEDNNSKLTFYLIIALVSVSTFFLTFIILILAGRFCHRRKPRLLFDGAVAIPSAYLPPNYADVEGAGTLRSSYNYDTYLTTGSRTSDFKFITSYNDSTLTADGTLKKVRDEVIGGSLITLTMTEDAEQKPPNNDWRLPPNQRPGPSGAGARPEEAGAGAIVGTGPWPNPPTEAEQLQALMAAANEVSEATATLGPRYNAQYVPDYRQNVYIPGSTATLTANPQQQMPQQALPPPQAPPQAVPTPDIPKAAPTPASKKKVTKKDKK
- the LOC128545731 gene encoding protocadherin beta-16-like isoform X16; this translates as MGGKTFFFSTPWTLALICVFIRAVRGDLTYTFPEETKQQYVIGNLAKDLGLDVKRLSARKARIETEGNNKRYCDINLSSGNLMVVGTIDREKLCGSKMSCILNYELVLENPFDVHRISLQIEDINDNAPRFTNDRIIFDIQESAVKGERFPLDEAHDSDVGQNTVQGYSLERNTNFILSVKENSEGGKYAELVLNKELDREQTKEIDLIFTATDGGTPQRSGTAVIHINVLDANDNTPVFSQSVYKVTLAENAPLGAEVVTVSATDADEGVNGEVSYEFSRVSDKAAKMFSINRQTGKIIVTGNIDYEEESTYEMRVQAKDGPGLASTAKIIIDITDVNDNAPRIMVKSLKDQIPENSVIGTEVAVLNVQDNDSGNNRNVRCSVQENVPFKLNPSIKNYFLLVTTSMLDRETEADYNITITATDGGSPPLSTSMTIHLSVADINDNPPVFEQQSVTAYVMENNKPGTSISSVTARDPDWRQNGTVLYSLVPSEMNAVPVTSFLSINSDTGVIHAVRSFDYEKFRNFTVQVVARDNGSPPLSSSVTVSVFISDENDNSPQILYPAPEGKSLMTEMVPKTALSGSLVSKVIAVDADSGQNAWLSYQIVKSTDPGMFTIGLHSGEIRAQRDITESDSMKQTLVISVKDNGQPPLSATCSVYLLISDNLAEVPELKDMTYEENNSKLTFYLIIALVSVSTFFLTFIILILAVRFCHRRKPRLLFDGAVAIPSAYLPPNYAEVEGAGTLHSSYNYDTYLTTGSRTSDFKFITSYNDSTLTADGTLDMTKTDTLPKNLILLTNPEEGDEQKPPNNDWRLPPNQRPGPSGQHRFHTLQQRWTPYEKSRAGARPEEAGAGAIVGTGPWPNPPTEAEQLQALMAAANEVSEATATLGPRYNAQYVPDYRQNVYIPGSTATLTANPQQQMPQQALPPPQAPPQAVPTPDIPKAAPTPASKKKVTKKDKK
- the LOC128545731 gene encoding protocadherin beta-16-like isoform X3 — protein: MSISLIRRLHGLELKERSWRRCKMGGKTFFFSTPWTLALICVFIRAARGDLTYTFPEETKQQYVIGNLAKDLGLDVKILSARKARIETEGSNKRYCDINLSSGNLALVETIDREKLCGSKMSCILNYELVLENPLDVHRISLHIQDINDNAPRFTKARITFNMMESTDKGERFPLDEAHDSDIGQNAVQGYSLERNDYFVLSVKENSEGGKYAELVLNKELDREQTKEIDLIFTATDGGTPQRSGTAVIHINVLDANDNTPVFSQSVYKVTLAENAPLGAEVVTVSATDADEGVNGEVSYEFSRISDEAGKLFSIDKITGRITVTGNVDYEEETSYEMRVQAIDGPGLASTAKIIIDITDVNDNAPRIMVKSLRDQIPENSVIGTEVAIINVQDNDSEINRQIRCYIQHNVPFKLNPSIKNYFSLVTTDMLDRETEADYNITITATDGGSPPLSSSLTIYLSVADVNDNPPVFQQQSYTAYVMENNNPGTSISSVTAKDSDWRQNGTVLYSLVPSEINAVPVTSFVSINSDTGVIHAVRSFDYEKFRNFTVQVVARDNGSPPLSSSVTVSVFISDENDNSPQILYPAPEGKSLMTEMVPKAALSGSLVSKVIAVDADSGQNAWLSYQIVKSTDPGLFTIGLHSGEIRAQRDITESDSMKQTLVISVKDNGQPPLSATCSVYLLISDNLAEVPELKDMTYEENNSKLTFYLIIALVSVSTFFLTFIILILAVRFCHRRKPRLLFDGAVAIPSAYLPPNYADVEGAGTLRSSYNYDTYLTTGSRTSDFKFITSYNDSTLTADGTLKKVQDEVIGGSLITLTMTEDAEQKPPNNDWRLPPNQRPGPSGQHRFHTLQQRWTPYEKSRAGARPEEAGAGAIVGTGPWPNPPTEAEQLQALMAAANEVSEATATLGPRYNAQYVPDYRQNVYIPGSTATLTANPQQQMPQQALPPPQAPPQAVPTPDIPKAAPTPASKKKVTKKDKK